One Lagenorhynchus albirostris chromosome 8, mLagAlb1.1, whole genome shotgun sequence genomic region harbors:
- the LOC132524043 gene encoding small ribosomal subunit protein uS2 codes for MSGALDVLQMKEEDVLKFLAAGTHLGGTNLDFQMEQYIYKRKSDGIYIINLKRTWEKLLLAARAIVAIENPADVSVISSRNTGQRAVLKFAAATGATPIAGRFTPGTFTNQIQAAFREPRLLVVTDPRADHQPLTEASYVNLPTIALCNTDSPLRYVDIAIPCNNKGAHSVGLMWWMLAREVLRMRGTISREHPWEVMPDLYFYRDPEEIEKEEQAAAEKAVTKEEFQGEWTAPAPEFTAAQPEVADWSEGVQVPSVPIQQFPTEDWSAQPATEDWSAAPTAQATEWVGTTTEWS; via the coding sequence ATGTCCGGAGCCCTTGATGTCCTGCAAATGAAGGAGGAGGATGTCCTCAAATTCCTTGCAGCAGGAACCCACTTAGGTGGCACCAACCTTGACTTCCAAATGGAACAGTACATCTACAAAAGGAAAAGTGATGGCATCTACATCATAAATCTGAAGAGAACCTGGGAGAAGCTTCTGTTGGCAGCTCGTGCCATTGTTGCCATTGAAAACCCAGCTGATGTCAGTGTCATATCCTCCAGGAATACTGGCCAGCGAGCTGTGCTGAAGTTTGCTGCTGCCACTGGAGCCACTCCTATTGCTGGCCGCTTCACTCCTGGAACCTTCACTAACCAGATCCAGGCAGCCTTCCGGGAGCCAAGACTTCTGGTGGTTACTGATCCCAGGGCTGACCACCAGCCTCTCACAGAGGCCTCTTACGTTAACCTGCCTACCATTGCTCTGTGTAACACAGACTCTCCTCTGCGGTATGTGGACATTGCCATCCCATGCAACAACAAGGGAGCGCACTCAGTGGGTCTGATGTGGTGGATGCTTGCCCGGGAAGTTCTGCGCATGCGTGGCACCATCTCCCGTGAACACCCATGGGAGGTCATGCCTGATCTCTACTTCTACAGAGATCCTGaagagattgaaaaggaagagcagGCGGCAGCTGAGAAGGCTGTGACCAAGGAGGAATTTCAGGGTGAATGGACTGCTCCAGCTCCTGAGTTCACTGCTGCTCAGCCTGAGGTGGCGGACTGGTCCGAAGGTGTGCAGGTGCCCTCTGTGCCTATTCAGCAGTTCCCCACTGAAGATTGGAGTGCTCAGCCTGCCACTGAAGACTGGTCTGCAGCTCCCACTGCTCAGGCCACCGAGTGGGTAGGAACAACCACTGAGTGGTCTTAA